Proteins from a single region of Dysosmobacter acutus:
- a CDS encoding ABC transporter ATP-binding protein, whose translation MDTLLDVQNLKVQFNTPRGVVTAVDEITFKINKGETLCVVGESGCGKSASALSILHLLADNGIYAGGNVWFKDKDLLTLSPQEMRKIRGSEISMIFQEPMTSLNPVHQVGKQIGEAYKIHAKDDKKEAWAKAVEMLKLVGVPDPERIAKCYPHQLSGGMRQRVMIAMAMACDPELLIADEPTTALDVTIQAQILQIIKDLQGKKGMAVMFITHDLGVVAEIADYIVVMYAGKIVEEGTPQEIFYHPKHPYTEGLLRCIPRVDMDKDRLDIIRGNVPNPENFPEGCRFHNRCVYCQDKCKVEMPELRKLNGGKYACYFTPEERAERSKENG comes from the coding sequence ATGGACACTTTGCTGGATGTACAGAACCTAAAGGTACAGTTTAATACGCCCAGGGGTGTTGTAACTGCCGTTGATGAGATCACATTTAAGATCAACAAAGGGGAAACGCTTTGCGTTGTTGGCGAATCCGGCTGCGGGAAAAGCGCATCAGCCCTGTCGATCCTCCATCTTTTGGCGGACAACGGAATTTATGCAGGCGGGAATGTCTGGTTTAAGGACAAAGACCTGCTGACTCTATCCCCCCAGGAAATGCGGAAGATCCGCGGCAGTGAGATTTCGATGATTTTCCAGGAGCCCATGACCTCTTTGAACCCGGTTCACCAGGTGGGCAAGCAGATTGGAGAGGCATACAAAATCCACGCCAAGGACGATAAGAAAGAGGCCTGGGCCAAAGCGGTGGAAATGCTGAAGCTGGTCGGCGTGCCCGATCCGGAGCGGATTGCAAAGTGCTATCCCCATCAGCTCTCCGGCGGTATGCGCCAGCGCGTCATGATCGCCATGGCCATGGCCTGCGATCCTGAGCTGCTGATCGCGGACGAGCCCACCACCGCCCTGGATGTGACCATCCAGGCCCAGATCCTGCAGATCATCAAGGATTTGCAGGGTAAAAAGGGCATGGCCGTCATGTTTATCACCCACGATCTTGGCGTTGTGGCGGAGATCGCGGACTACATCGTGGTCATGTATGCGGGAAAGATCGTGGAGGAGGGAACTCCCCAGGAGATTTTCTACCACCCCAAGCACCCCTACACCGAAGGTTTGCTGCGCTGTATTCCCCGTGTGGATATGGACAAAGACCGTCTGGACATCATTCGCGGCAATGTGCCCAACCCGGAGAATTTCCCGGAAGGCTGCCGGTTCCATAACCGCTGTGTATACTGCCAGGACAAATGCAAGGTAGAGATGCCGGAGCTCCGCAAGCTGAATGGCGGCAAGTATGCCTGCTATTTTACGCCGGAGGAGCGGGCGGAAAGGAGCAAAGAAAATGGCTGA